A DNA window from Flavisolibacter ginsenosidimutans contains the following coding sequences:
- a CDS encoding FGGY-family carbohydrate kinase: MRARPVIAVIDVGKTNKKLFLFDQDYNIVYEQSARFLETVDEDGDVCENIESLRLSVFDSLRRVFAKKEFCIKAINFSAYGASFVYLDEEGTPLAPLYNYLKVYPKKLSEKFYAAYGGEEAFSLRTASPVLGSLNSGLQLYRLKHEKPDVFQKTKYALHLPQYLSYLISGKACSDITSIGCHTALWDFVDNGYHEWVRKEGIDAKLAPLAAYDEVSKAAFPGNNYLVGVGLHDSSAALIPYLVNFHEPFILISTGTWCITLNPFNNSPLTADELKQDCLAYLQYQGSPVKASRLFAGREHEEGIKRIAEHFNTDAIKYRSVDFDPEIVAALQKKTANEKLPAIGEAVFERRDLSAFSSYEKAYHQLMLDIVAQQVASTNLVLKGSPVKRLFVDGGFGKNKIYMNLLALAYPNLEVYAASMAQATALGAALAVHKSWNKKPVPNTLITLQYFSAPQDAIV, from the coding sequence ATGCGTGCACGGCCTGTTATCGCGGTAATTGACGTTGGCAAAACCAACAAAAAGCTGTTCCTCTTCGATCAGGATTACAACATCGTGTACGAACAATCGGCACGTTTTCTTGAAACGGTTGACGAAGACGGCGACGTTTGCGAAAACATCGAGAGCCTTCGTCTTTCCGTTTTTGATTCGCTGCGTCGCGTTTTTGCAAAAAAGGAATTCTGCATAAAGGCCATTAATTTTTCGGCTTATGGTGCTTCCTTTGTTTACCTCGATGAAGAAGGCACGCCATTGGCGCCGCTTTACAATTATCTTAAAGTTTATCCCAAAAAATTAAGTGAAAAATTTTACGCCGCTTACGGTGGCGAAGAAGCCTTTTCGCTGCGCACCGCCTCGCCGGTATTGGGCAGCCTTAATTCGGGCTTGCAGCTTTACCGCCTGAAGCACGAGAAGCCCGATGTTTTTCAAAAAACAAAATATGCGCTGCACCTGCCGCAGTATTTGAGTTATCTCATATCCGGAAAAGCTTGCTCCGATATAACAAGTATTGGTTGTCACACGGCGCTTTGGGATTTTGTAGACAATGGTTATCACGAGTGGGTACGCAAAGAAGGCATTGATGCGAAGCTTGCGCCCCTGGCGGCTTACGACGAAGTAAGCAAGGCTGCTTTTCCCGGCAACAATTACCTTGTTGGCGTTGGTCTTCACGACAGTTCCGCTGCGCTCATTCCTTACCTCGTAAATTTTCACGAGCCTTTCATTTTGATTTCGACGGGCACCTGGTGCATTACCTTGAATCCGTTCAACAATTCGCCGTTAACGGCTGATGAATTAAAGCAGGATTGTCTTGCGTATTTGCAATACCAGGGTTCGCCGGTGAAAGCATCACGGCTTTTTGCGGGACGCGAACACGAAGAAGGCATCAAGCGCATCGCCGAACATTTCAATACCGATGCAATCAAATACCGCAGTGTTGATTTTGATCCGGAGATTGTTGCAGCGCTTCAAAAAAAGACGGCGAATGAAAAATTACCCGCGATTGGCGAAGCCGTTTTTGAAAGGAGAGATCTTTCTGCTTTTAGTTCTTATGAAAAGGCCTATCATCAGTTGATGCTGGATATCGTTGCGCAGCAAGTGGCGTCAACCAATCTTGTTCTGAAAGGTTCACCGGTTAAACGCTTGTTTGTTGACGGCGGTTTTGGCAAGAACAAAATTTACATGAACCTCTTGGCTTTGGCTTATCCAAATCTTGAGGTGTACGCCGCGTCAATGGCGCAGGCAACCGCTTTGGGCGCAGCGCTGGCCGTTCACAAATCCTGGAACAAAAAGCCCGTTCCCAACACGCTTATTACGCTGCAATATTTTTCGGCGCCACAAGACGCAATTGTGTAA
- a CDS encoding TIM barrel protein, which translates to MLIEKYKVQEANDGATAEHKRRFEFAASTINNVEGVLQKLQDFQIAIPSWALGAGGTRFGRFSIGGEPSNLEEKIEDVGLLHALNRSSGAISLHIPWDIPENATSIKALAAQHGLRFDAVNSNTFQDQKGQEQSYKFGSLQHTNKAVRKQAIEHNIEVIKQGVELGSDSLTVWLADGSSFPGQLNFRKAFQNTLESLKEIYAALPDNWKMFVEYKAFEPNFYSMTVGDWGQSLLYASKLGEKAFTLVDLGHHLPNANIEQIVSLLLMEGKLGGFHFNDSKYGDDDLTVGSINPYQLFLIFNELVEGMDAKGMNHATDLGWMIDASHNIKDPLEDLLQSVEAIKIAYAQALLVDTKALAAAREENDVVKAQEILQEAYRNDVRPLVAEARLRAGGALQPLEFYRQNRVRESLIKQRGLQTVATGL; encoded by the coding sequence ATGCTCATCGAAAAATACAAAGTGCAGGAAGCCAACGACGGCGCCACTGCCGAGCACAAAAGACGCTTCGAATTTGCCGCTTCGACCATCAACAACGTTGAAGGTGTTCTGCAAAAGCTTCAGGATTTCCAGATTGCCATTCCTTCCTGGGCCCTGGGCGCAGGCGGCACACGCTTCGGCCGCTTTTCCATCGGCGGCGAACCGAGCAATCTCGAAGAAAAAATCGAAGACGTTGGGCTGCTGCATGCGCTTAACCGTTCAAGCGGCGCTATTTCTTTGCACATTCCCTGGGACATTCCGGAAAACGCAACTTCGATTAAAGCCCTTGCGGCGCAACACGGTTTGCGTTTCGATGCGGTGAACTCAAATACTTTTCAAGACCAGAAAGGACAGGAGCAGAGCTACAAATTCGGCTCCTTGCAACACACCAATAAAGCCGTGCGCAAGCAAGCCATTGAACACAACATTGAAGTGATTAAGCAAGGCGTTGAATTGGGTTCTGATTCGCTTACGGTTTGGCTGGCAGACGGTTCTTCTTTCCCCGGACAATTAAATTTTCGCAAGGCTTTTCAAAACACGCTGGAAAGCTTAAAAGAAATCTACGCAGCCTTGCCCGACAACTGGAAAATGTTTGTTGAGTACAAGGCTTTTGAACCCAACTTTTATTCAATGACCGTGGGTGATTGGGGACAATCACTTCTCTATGCTTCCAAACTTGGTGAGAAGGCTTTTACGCTGGTTGATCTCGGCCATCATCTCCCCAATGCCAACATCGAACAAATTGTTTCCTTGTTGTTGATGGAAGGAAAGCTTGGCGGCTTTCACTTCAACGATTCAAAATACGGCGACGATGATTTGACGGTTGGCTCCATCAATCCTTATCAACTGTTTTTAATCTTCAACGAACTGGTGGAAGGCATGGACGCAAAAGGCATGAATCACGCCACCGATTTGGGCTGGATGATTGACGCTTCGCACAACATAAAAGATCCGCTGGAAGATTTGTTGCAATCAGTAGAAGCTATCAAAATCGCATACGCACAAGCCTTGTTGGTAGATACAAAAGCGCTGGCTGCTGCGAGAGAAGAAAACGACGTAGTAAAAGCACAGGAAATTTTGCAGGAAGCTTATCGTAACGATGTTCGCCCGCTGGTGGCGGAAGCAAGATTGCGTGCCGGTGGCGCTTTGCAACCGTTAGAATTCTATCGTCAAAATAGAGTGCGGGAAAGCCTGATTAAACAAAGAGGTTTGCAAACGGTAGCAACAGGACTGTAA
- the rhaM gene encoding L-rhamnose mutarotase, which translates to MQRVAFKMKLFPGKEAEYKKRHDEIWPELSTLLKENGISQYSIFLDEETNALFGVLNVIDSKNLDDLPQNEVMQRWWKYMADIMESNADHSPVSIPLSEVFYLP; encoded by the coding sequence ATGCAACGAGTTGCGTTTAAAATGAAACTGTTTCCCGGCAAGGAAGCAGAATACAAAAAGCGTCACGACGAAATCTGGCCGGAGTTAAGTACGCTGTTGAAGGAGAACGGCATCAGCCAGTATTCAATTTTTTTGGACGAAGAAACGAACGCTTTGTTCGGTGTTTTGAACGTGATCGATTCGAAAAATCTGGATGACTTGCCACAAAACGAAGTGATGCAACGCTGGTGGAAATACATGGCCGACATTATGGAAAGTAATGCAGACCATTCGCCGGTTTCAATTCCTTTGAGTGAGGTTTTTTATTTACCTTAA
- a CDS encoding bifunctional aldolase/short-chain dehydrogenase has protein sequence MSLTATFKHVSYLWDDAKAAALAGDEVALLIYRSNLLGADLRLTNYGGGNTSCKTIEKDPLTGEETEVMWVKGSGGDIGTLTKSGLAGLYVERLRNLKNVYRGISHEDEMVELFNHCIYDLNSKAPSIDTPLHGFLPFKHIDHLHPDAAIAIAASKDGKRITEELFNGTIGWVEWRRPGFDLGLKLKACLDANPGIRGIMLGSHGLFTWGDTAYECYVNSLEVIERCAQYIEDSLYKQPAVFGGVKVQSLSKEGRAKQAVALAPVLRGLCSSHTRMIGHFTDDERVLQFVNSNDLDRLAPMGTSCPDHFLRTKISPLVLTLEPGEDLSDAKALKQKLTPQFEAYRQMYADYYSNCKHANSPAMRDANPVVILYPGVGMFTFAKDKATARVAGEFYINAINVMRGAEAISEYTSLPRQEAFDIEYWLLEEAKLQRMPKPKPLSGRVALITGSGGGIGKAIAKKFAQEGACVILNDNNAERLEEAKAEFLKQFGKDVVAANVLDVTKADTIQDTVNAVILAFGGVDLVVNNAGLSISKPIEEHTEADWDLLYDVLVKGQFIVTQQTVAVMRKQGFGGDVLNIVSKNALVSGPNNAGYGSAKAAQLHLSRLNAAELGADKIRVNVVNPDAVIAGSNIWSGGWAAGRAKAYGVSVDELPAYYAKRTLLNEIIYPEDIANACFAFAGGLLGKSTGNVLNVDGGVATAFVR, from the coding sequence ATGTCTCTTACAGCAACTTTCAAACACGTAAGCTATTTGTGGGATGATGCCAAAGCCGCGGCACTGGCCGGCGACGAAGTGGCCCTCCTGATATACCGTTCCAACCTGCTTGGTGCGGATCTGCGCCTCACCAATTACGGAGGCGGCAACACCTCGTGTAAAACCATTGAGAAAGACCCTTTAACCGGTGAAGAAACCGAAGTAATGTGGGTAAAAGGCTCCGGCGGCGACATTGGAACCCTCACCAAAAGCGGTCTTGCCGGATTGTACGTGGAGCGACTGCGCAACCTGAAAAACGTTTACCGCGGCATTAGCCACGAAGACGAGATGGTAGAACTGTTCAACCATTGCATCTACGATTTAAATTCAAAAGCACCGTCCATTGATACGCCGCTGCACGGCTTTCTTCCTTTCAAGCACATTGATCACCTTCATCCTGATGCAGCCATTGCCATTGCCGCTTCCAAAGACGGCAAGCGCATCACCGAAGAACTCTTCAACGGCACAATTGGCTGGGTAGAATGGCGGCGTCCGGGCTTCGATCTTGGCTTAAAACTGAAAGCCTGTCTCGATGCAAACCCCGGCATCCGCGGCATCATGCTCGGCTCGCACGGCTTGTTTACCTGGGGTGATACGGCTTATGAATGCTACGTGAACTCGCTTGAAGTGATTGAGCGCTGCGCACAATACATTGAAGATTCTCTATACAAGCAGCCCGCAGTATTTGGCGGAGTCAAGGTCCAATCTTTGTCGAAAGAAGGCCGCGCAAAGCAGGCAGTTGCCTTGGCTCCTGTGCTGCGTGGTTTGTGCAGTTCACACACCCGCATGATCGGTCACTTCACCGACGACGAAAGAGTGCTTCAGTTTGTGAATTCAAACGATTTAGACAGGCTTGCGCCGATGGGTACTTCTTGTCCCGACCACTTTTTGCGCACCAAAATTTCTCCACTCGTTTTAACGCTTGAACCGGGCGAAGATTTATCCGATGCAAAAGCGTTGAAGCAAAAATTAACGCCGCAGTTTGAAGCCTACCGGCAGATGTACGCAGACTACTACAGTAACTGCAAGCACGCCAACAGCCCGGCCATGCGTGACGCGAACCCGGTGGTCATTCTTTATCCCGGCGTGGGCATGTTTACCTTTGCCAAAGACAAGGCTACGGCTCGTGTTGCCGGTGAGTTTTACATCAACGCCATTAACGTCATGCGCGGCGCAGAAGCTATTTCTGAATACACGTCATTGCCACGGCAAGAAGCTTTCGATATTGAATACTGGTTGCTGGAAGAAGCAAAGCTTCAACGCATGCCAAAGCCAAAACCGTTGAGTGGGAGAGTGGCCTTAATTACCGGTAGCGGCGGGGGCATCGGCAAAGCCATCGCCAAAAAATTTGCACAGGAAGGCGCTTGCGTAATACTCAACGATAACAATGCCGAACGACTGGAGGAAGCCAAAGCTGAGTTTCTGAAACAGTTTGGAAAAGACGTTGTGGCCGCAAACGTTTTGGACGTTACCAAAGCCGATACAATTCAGGATACCGTCAATGCCGTTATCCTTGCTTTTGGCGGTGTGGACCTTGTTGTAAACAACGCCGGTCTTTCCATTTCAAAACCCATCGAAGAACACACCGAAGCAGACTGGGACCTTTTGTACGACGTATTGGTGAAAGGCCAATTCATCGTAACGCAACAAACGGTTGCCGTCATGCGCAAGCAAGGATTTGGTGGTGATGTGCTGAACATCGTGAGCAAGAATGCACTTGTAAGCGGACCAAACAATGCGGGTTACGGTTCTGCAAAAGCAGCGCAACTGCATCTTTCAAGATTGAACGCTGCTGAATTGGGCGCCGATAAAATTCGTGTGAACGTGGTAAACCCTGATGCCGTAATCGCCGGTAGCAATATCTGGAGTGGTGGCTGGGCTGCCGGTCGTGCAAAAGCGTATGGAGTTTCCGTTGACGAATTGCCGGCTTACTACGCCAAGCGTACGTTGCTTAACGAGATTATTTATCCCGAAGACATTGCCAACGCATGCTTTGCTTTTGCCGGCGGTTTGCTGGGCAAATCAACCGGCAACGTATTGAACGTTGACGGTGGTGTGGCAACGGCTTTTGTAAGATAA
- a CDS encoding L-rhamnose/proton symporter RhaT has translation MQVILGVIFHFIGGFASGSFYMPYKKVKGWAWESYWIIGGLFSWLIVPPLAAALTIPNFWNIISQTDVSTIIYTYLFGLLWGIGGLTYGLGVRYLGVSLGSSIILGLCMVFGSLIPTLYYQFHPVAGKDSFSTYTGSTWGLTVLAGLLVCVIGIIICGRAGTMKEKELKEQDSFGANGSGNGKAVKYRKPVLETAGGAQVERVTTEDVNIVQDGATSAHGGPVAGIEYKFALGLTVAIVSGVLSACFNFGIEAGKPMAEVANRLWEAAHPGQGKFLFGNNVIFVVILWGGLTTNLIWCAILNARNKTFGDYTNKNSPLLKNYLLCALAGTAWFLQFFFYGMGESKLGNGASSWILHMSFIILVANMWGLVSNEWKGVSKKTMRTIVLGVLTVIVAVLIVGKGNSLKPATDTKTASVNTSVIEKKSSFDKN, from the coding sequence ATGCAAGTTATTTTAGGTGTCATTTTCCATTTTATCGGCGGCTTTGCATCGGGCAGTTTTTACATGCCCTATAAGAAGGTGAAGGGTTGGGCGTGGGAAAGCTACTGGATTATCGGCGGCTTGTTTTCCTGGCTTATCGTTCCGCCGCTGGCCGCTGCGCTTACCATTCCGAATTTCTGGAACATCATTTCGCAAACCGACGTTTCCACCATCATTTACACGTATCTCTTTGGCCTTCTTTGGGGCATCGGCGGATTGACTTACGGCCTTGGCGTTCGCTATCTTGGCGTCTCGCTCGGCAGCAGCATTATCCTCGGTTTGTGCATGGTCTTTGGTTCGCTTATTCCCACCCTCTATTATCAATTTCATCCTGTTGCCGGAAAGGATTCCTTTAGCACCTACACGGGCAGCACCTGGGGCCTTACGGTTTTGGCAGGCCTCCTTGTTTGCGTCATCGGCATCATCATTTGCGGCAGGGCCGGAACCATGAAGGAAAAAGAGTTGAAGGAACAAGACTCCTTCGGAGCAAACGGAAGCGGTAACGGCAAAGCTGTGAAATACCGCAAGCCAGTGTTGGAAACTGCCGGCGGTGCACAAGTTGAACGAGTAACAACAGAAGACGTGAACATTGTACAAGACGGGGCCACTTCCGCACACGGCGGTCCGGTTGCCGGCATTGAATACAAATTTGCGCTCGGCTTAACTGTCGCCATCGTTTCGGGTGTACTCAGTGCCTGTTTTAATTTCGGCATTGAAGCCGGCAAGCCGATGGCCGAAGTAGCCAACAGGCTTTGGGAAGCAGCGCATCCCGGCCAGGGCAAATTTCTGTTTGGCAACAACGTAATTTTTGTCGTGATACTCTGGGGCGGCTTAACCACCAACCTAATTTGGTGCGCCATTTTAAATGCCCGCAACAAAACATTTGGCGATTACACAAATAAAAATTCGCCACTTCTGAAAAACTATCTTTTGTGTGCCTTGGCAGGAACTGCGTGGTTTCTCCAGTTCTTCTTTTACGGCATGGGCGAAAGCAAGTTGGGTAACGGCGCATCGTCGTGGATTTTGCACATGTCATTCATCATTCTTGTGGCCAACATGTGGGGTCTTGTTTCAAACGAATGGAAAGGGGTAAGCAAAAAAACGATGCGTACCATCGTGCTTGGTGTACTTACGGTTATTGTTGCGGTATTGATCGTGGGCAAAGGCAACTCTTTAAAACCGGCAACCGACACAAAAACGGCGAGTGTAAATACATCCGTCATTGAAAAGAAAAGTTCTTTCGATAAAAATTAA
- a CDS encoding GntR family transcriptional regulator, which translates to MIASPFYKLIYFDEFSATPKYQQLANSIIKAIEDGKLQVDDMLPSINELSFQFEICRDTAEKGYKYLKNQGIIGSVPGKGYFIKNVDVNRTIKIFLIVNKLSPHKKIIYDSLVETLGDKAAVDFYIYNNDLALFRKLLENSKTDYHYYVVLPHFIEGGDTAHKIINTLPKERLILLDKIIPGVTGNFGAVYENFEKDIFDSLEQALPHLAKYHTIKLIFPENSYYPDEIVHGFISFCQEYTFNYKVVHDITDEPINAGEVFINLMDNDLVVLIERLVESHFEVGKDVGVISYNETPLKKIILNGITTISTDFEAMGVETARIILENQLRHVHVPFSLTLRSSL; encoded by the coding sequence ATGATTGCTTCGCCGTTTTATAAACTGATTTACTTTGACGAGTTTTCGGCCACGCCCAAATACCAGCAATTGGCCAATTCAATCATCAAAGCCATTGAAGACGGCAAGTTACAGGTGGATGATATGTTGCCTTCCATAAACGAGTTAAGTTTTCAGTTTGAAATTTGTCGCGATACGGCAGAGAAGGGTTATAAATATTTAAAGAACCAGGGCATTATCGGCTCGGTGCCGGGCAAAGGTTATTTCATCAAGAACGTGGACGTAAACCGTACCATCAAGATTTTTCTTATTGTCAACAAGCTAAGTCCACACAAAAAAATCATTTACGATTCGCTGGTAGAAACCTTGGGCGACAAGGCCGCCGTTGACTTTTATATCTACAATAACGACCTGGCTCTCTTTCGCAAACTGCTTGAAAACAGCAAGACCGATTATCATTATTACGTCGTGTTACCGCATTTTATTGAAGGCGGCGATACGGCACACAAGATCATCAACACGCTGCCAAAAGAAAGGCTTATCCTGCTCGATAAAATCATTCCCGGCGTAACCGGAAACTTTGGAGCAGTGTACGAAAATTTTGAAAAAGACATCTTCGACTCGCTTGAGCAAGCCCTGCCGCATCTGGCAAAATATCACACGATAAAACTCATCTTTCCCGAGAACAGTTATTATCCCGACGAGATCGTTCACGGCTTTATATCTTTTTGCCAGGAATACACTTTCAATTATAAAGTTGTGCACGACATTACCGATGAACCCATCAACGCCGGCGAAGTTTTTATCAATTTAATGGACAACGATCTGGTAGTGTTGATCGAACGCCTGGTGGAGTCACATTTTGAAGTGGGTAAAGACGTTGGCGTGATATCCTACAACGAAACGCCGCTGAAAAAAATCATACTCAACGGCATCACCACCATTTCAACTGATTTTGAAGCAATGGGTGTAGAAACGGCAAGAATTATTTTGGAGAATCAATTGCGCCATGTGCACGTACCGTTTTCGCTTACGCTGCGTTCGTCGCTTTAA
- the hutH gene encoding histidine ammonia-lyase has translation MQTKFFYGRDKLTVETAVQLVQKTVRGELHPETIERINRSQQYVQHMADAGKTVYGITTGFGILANTKISEEETTTLQYKILQSHSVGVGEPVPEEIVRLMMITKIHALAQGYSGVQLSTIERILWQLENDVLPVVPEKGSVGASGDLAPLAHLFLPLIGLGEVFYKGKRQTTADVLSALNMQPIRLGPKEGLALINGTQFILAYAIKAVQRMSNCLDAADIIGAMSLEALTGTKAPFDERLHQLRPFEGSQIVAERLRLLLADSEIMQSHVDCGRVQDPYSLRCMPQVHGASRNAWLHLKMLTETEANSVTDNPVVFGEDDTISGGNFHGQPLALPLDYCCFAAAEIGNISDRRCYLLLEGKWGLPVLLMKNVGLNSGFMIPQYTTAALVTENKTLCFPASADSIPTSLGQEDHVSMGSISGRKLNRVLDNLEYILSIELLSACQAIEFRRPLKSSAVLEAAHDYVRQFVGFAEEDRIFANDINKVKNIIADFSFVNKVNSLLSL, from the coding sequence ATGCAGACAAAATTTTTCTACGGACGGGATAAGCTAACGGTTGAAACGGCGGTTCAATTGGTTCAAAAAACGGTTCGTGGCGAACTCCATCCCGAGACCATTGAGCGTATAAACCGCAGCCAGCAATACGTGCAGCACATGGCCGATGCGGGTAAAACCGTTTACGGCATCACCACCGGCTTCGGTATATTGGCCAACACAAAAATCAGCGAAGAAGAAACCACCACGCTTCAATACAAAATCCTGCAAAGCCACAGCGTGGGCGTGGGCGAGCCGGTTCCGGAAGAAATTGTGCGGCTGATGATGATCACAAAAATTCACGCACTGGCGCAAGGTTATTCGGGTGTGCAGTTGTCAACCATCGAACGCATTCTTTGGCAGTTGGAGAACGACGTTCTTCCCGTTGTACCGGAAAAAGGCAGCGTTGGCGCTTCCGGTGATCTTGCACCGCTGGCTCATTTGTTTTTGCCGCTGATTGGCTTGGGCGAAGTATTTTACAAAGGAAAGCGGCAAACTACGGCAGATGTTCTTTCTGCCTTAAACATGCAGCCCATACGGCTTGGCCCGAAAGAAGGCCTGGCTTTGATTAACGGTACACAGTTCATTCTTGCTTATGCAATCAAAGCGGTACAGCGCATGAGCAATTGCCTCGATGCAGCAGACATCATCGGCGCAATGAGTCTCGAAGCCTTAACGGGAACAAAAGCGCCTTTTGATGAAAGGTTGCATCAATTGCGTCCGTTTGAAGGCTCGCAAATTGTTGCCGAACGATTGCGTTTGTTGCTTGCCGATTCGGAGATTATGCAAAGCCATGTGGATTGCGGACGTGTGCAAGATCCGTACTCGTTGCGTTGTATGCCACAAGTGCACGGTGCTTCGCGAAATGCCTGGCTTCATTTAAAAATGTTGACCGAAACAGAAGCGAATTCTGTTACCGACAATCCCGTTGTTTTTGGTGAAGACGACACCATCAGCGGCGGCAATTTTCACGGCCAGCCGCTTGCGCTGCCGCTTGATTATTGCTGCTTTGCCGCAGCCGAAATCGGCAACATTTCGGACAGGCGCTGTTATCTTTTGCTCGAAGGCAAATGGGGCTTGCCAGTGTTGCTGATGAAGAACGTGGGCCTGAACAGCGGCTTCATGATTCCGCAATACACCACAGCGGCATTGGTTACGGAAAACAAAACACTTTGCTTTCCGGCGAGTGCCGACAGTATTCCCACTTCACTTGGACAGGAAGACCACGTAAGCATGGGCAGCATCAGCGGACGAAAGCTGAACCGTGTGTTGGATAATCTTGAGTACATTCTTTCCATTGAATTGCTTTCGGCGTGCCAGGCCATTGAGTTTCGAAGGCCGTTGAAGAGCAGCGCCGTATTAGAAGCTGCACACGATTACGTTCGGCAGTTTGTAGGCTTTGCCGAAGAAGACCGCATCTTTGCCAATGACATCAACAAAGTGAAAAATATAATTGCTGATTTTTCGTTTGTGAACAAAGTAAATTCCTTGCTTTCGTTGTAG
- a CDS encoding SMI1/KNR4 family protein, which yields MQKEIKDKVYYLLSGLEKEEPLPESRFDGVTESFDFKLPGMYKEVMKAFNGGEGEVGTDSWLCLFPIEELTQINGDYKLLMEQIPDYFLFGKDAADTGYAFHKTYGTFHSFGLMSNFETDNIELLGNDFLRFLEYLESYRYEG from the coding sequence GTGCAAAAGGAAATAAAGGACAAGGTTTATTATTTACTATCAGGTTTAGAGAAGGAAGAGCCTTTACCAGAAAGTAGGTTCGATGGAGTTACTGAAAGTTTCGACTTCAAACTACCTGGTATGTATAAGGAAGTTATGAAGGCATTTAACGGCGGTGAGGGCGAAGTCGGAACAGACAGCTGGCTGTGTCTCTTCCCGATTGAGGAACTCACGCAGATTAATGGCGACTATAAGCTTTTGATGGAACAAATTCCCGATTACTTCCTCTTTGGCAAGGATGCGGCAGATACAGGTTATGCTTTCCATAAAACGTACGGTACTTTCCATTCTTTCGGTCTGATGTCAAACTTTGAAACGGATAACATTGAATTGTTAGGAAATGACTTTTTGCGGTTTTTAGAATATTTAGAGAGCTATAGATATGAAGGGTAA